The following coding sequences lie in one Arachis stenosperma cultivar V10309 chromosome 5, arast.V10309.gnm1.PFL2, whole genome shotgun sequence genomic window:
- the LOC130980210 gene encoding vacuolar protein sorting-associated protein 35A-like isoform X2, with protein sequence MYKDIVLPRVLEQVVNCKDELAQFYLMDCIIQVFPDEYHLQTLDVLLGACPQLQPSVDIKTVLSQLMERLSHYAASSAEVLPEFLQVEAFAKLSNAIGRVIEAQPDMPTLGVVTLYSSLLTFTLHVHPDRLDYADQVLGACVRKLSGKGKIEDSKATKQVVALLSAPLEKYNDIMTALKLSNYPRVLEYLDVPTIRVMATVIIQSIMKNGTRISTSDKVEALFELIKGLIKDSDGTSNDKLDEDDFKEEQNSVARLIQMFYNDDPEEMLKIIETVRKHILAGGPKRLPFTVPPLVFCSLKLVRQLQGQEENPFGDDASTTPKKIFQLLNQIIETLSGIPVPELALQLYLQCAEAANDCELEPVAYEFFTQAYILYEEEISDSRAQITCIHLIIGTLQRMHVFGVENRDTLTHKATGYSAKLLKKPDQCRAVYACSHLFWVEDHDNVKDGERVLLCLKRALRIANAAQQMANAARGSTGSVMLFIEILNKYLYFFEKGNPQITVASIQSLIELIMNEMQSDSTTSDPAAEAFLASTMRYVQFQKQKGGAVGEKYEPIKYEPIKA encoded by the exons ATGTACAAAGATATTGTGCTTCCCAGAGTATTAGAGCAG gttgtaaattgcaaagatgAGTTGGCCCAGTTTTACTTGATGGATTGCATAATTCAAGTCTTCCCTGATGAGTATCACTTGCAAACTCTTGATGTATTGTTGGGTGCATGCCCTCAGCTTCAG CCATCCGTTGATATCAAGACAGTACTGTCTCAATTAATGGAAAGGCTTTCACATTATGCTGCATCAAGTGCAGAGGTGTTGCCAGAATTTTTGCAAGTGGAAGCATTTGCCAAATTAAGCAATGCCATTGGCAGG GTGATAGAGGCACAGCCTGACATGCCCACTCTTGGAGTTGTAACTTTATATTCATCTCTTCTCACATTTACTCTTCATGTTCACCCGGATCGACTTGATTATGCAGATCAAGTCCTG GGAGCATGTGTGAGAAAACTCTCTGGCAAAGGGAAAATTGAAGACAGCAAGGCAACAAAGCAGGTTGTTGCTCTATTAAGTGCTccattagaaaaatataatgatATTATGACTGCCTTGAAGCTTTCAAATTATCCTCGTGTACTGGAATATCTCGATGTTCCAACTATTAGGGTCATGGCAACTGTTATTATTCAAAGCATTATGAAAAATGGAACTCGCATTTCTACTTCAGACAAG GTTGAAGCATTGTTTGAATTGATAAAGGGGCTTATCAAGGATTCTGATGGGACCTCAAACGACAAG CTGGACGAAGATGATTTCAAAGAGGAGCAAAATTCTGTTGCCCGCCTAATCCAGATGTTTTATAATGATGATCCCGAAGAGATGCTTAAG ATCATAGAAACTGTGAGGAAGCACATATTGGCTGGAGGACCAAAACGCCTGCCTTTCACTGTTCCACCTCTAGTTTTTTGTTCGTTAAAG TTGGTCCGACAGTTGCAAGGCCAAGAAGAAAATCCTTTTGGAGATGATGCATCAACAACACCAAAGAAAATTTTTCAGCTTTTAAACCAG ATTATCGAGACTCTGTCCGGTATACCTGTGCCGGAATTGGCATTGCAGTTGTATTTGCAATGTGCCGAG GCTGCAAATGACTGTGAGTTGGAACCCGTTGCTTACGAGTTTTTCACCCAAGCTTATATTCTATACGAAGAAGAGATTTCT GATTCAAGAGCGCAGATCACGTGTATCCATTTAATAATAGGAACTCTTCAAAGGATGCACGTCTTTGGTGTTGAGAACAGGGATACTTTAACTCACAAGGCCACAGGG TATTCAGCAAAGCTTCTAAAGAAGCCAGATCAGTGCCGAGCTGTGTATGCATGCTCACATCTGTTTTGGGTTGAAGATCATGATAACGTGAAAGATGGAGAGAG AGTCTTGTTATGCCTCAAGCGGGCTTTAAGAATTGCAAATGCTGCACAACAAATGGCCAATGCAGCACGAGGTAGCACTGGATCAGTTATGCTCTTCATTGAGATATTGAACAA GTATCTATACTTCTTTGAGAAGGGGAACCCACAAATCACCGTTGCTTCAATCCAGAGCCTAATTGAGTTGATCATGAACGAAATGCAAAGTGACTCTACGACATCAGATCCAGCTGCTGAGGCTTTCTTAGCTAGTACTATGAGATATGTACAATTCCAGAAACAGAAGGGTGGTGCAGTTGGCGAGAAGTATGAACCCATCAAGTATGAACCCATAAAGGCTTGA